A genomic stretch from Schistosoma haematobium chromosome 4, whole genome shotgun sequence includes:
- the RAD54B_1 gene encoding DNA repair and recombination protein rad54b, variant 2 (EggNog:ENOG410V8QW~COG:L) encodes MPKPPANCIWSQNPDNLPIVDVVLESKFASRLQPHQCEGIIFLYKCLMGFQPYVALNESDAQITYGCILADEMGLGKTVQAIATIWLLIRQGPYGGRPVIQRCLIVTPGTLVQNWQKEFSKWLGREQLPVYCVDQNHSVKKYLTMSSDSPQVILMSYEMFLQHTSEIYEISDLDMVVCDEGHRLKNSNINTTMALCRLRTRRCILFTRTHYKRIQDGIGRRTIKHLSRKSSNS; translated from the exons ATGCCCAAGCCTCCTGCTAACTGCATT tgGTCTCAGAATCCCGACAACCTTCCTATTGTGGATGTAGTTTTAGAGTCGAAGTTTGCTTCACGTCTACAGCCACATCAATGTGAAGGTATTAttttcttgtataaatgtttaaTGGGATTTCAACCGTATGTTGCTTTAAATGAATCTGATGCACAAATTACTTATGGATGTATTTTAGC gGATGAAATGGGTCTTGGTAAGACAGTTCAAGCTATTGCCACCATTTGGCTATTAATTAGACAAGGACCGTACGGAGGTAGACCGGTTATTCAACGTTGCCTTATTGTAACTCCAGGTACACTTGTTCAG AATTGGCAAAAGGAATTCTCCAAATGGTTAGGTCGTGAACAGTTACCCGTGTATTGTGTAGATCAAAATCATTCTGTTAAA AAATATCTAACAATGTCCAGTGATTCACCGCAGGTTATTCTTATGTCGTATGAAATGTTTCTACAGCATACTAGTGAAATCTATGAAATTTCCGACTTGGATATGGTTGTATGTGATGAAGGGCATAGATTAAAAAATTCCAATATCAATACAACTATG GCACTTTGTCGACTACGTACGCGTAGATGTATACTGTTTACTAGGACCCACTACAAAAGAATACAAGATGGAATTGGTCGGCGGACTATCAAGCATCTTTCGAGAAAATCAAGCAACTCCTAA
- the RAD54B_1 gene encoding DNA repair and recombination protein rad54b (EggNog:ENOG410V8QW~COG:L), whose product MGFQPYVALNESDAQITYGCILADEMGLGKTVQAIATIWLLIRQGPYGGRPVIQRCLIVTPGTLVQNWQKEFSKWLGREQLPVYCVDQNHSVKDQSLTISAS is encoded by the exons aTGGGATTTCAACCGTATGTTGCTTTAAATGAATCTGATGCACAAATTACTTATGGATGTATTTTAGC gGATGAAATGGGTCTTGGTAAGACAGTTCAAGCTATTGCCACCATTTGGCTATTAATTAGACAAGGACCGTACGGAGGTAGACCGGTTATTCAACGTTGCCTTATTGTAACTCCAGGTACACTTGTTCAG AATTGGCAAAAGGAATTCTCCAAATGGTTAGGTCGTGAACAGTTACCCGTGTATTGTGTAGATCAAAATCATTCTGTTAAA GATCAATCTCTTACCATATCTGCATCGTGA